A single Pseudomonas sp. HN11 DNA region contains:
- a CDS encoding DUF4406 domain-containing protein, translated as MKRIYLSGPMTGLPGLNLAAFHAMTTNLRAGGNTVTNPAEINTDGGTWNDCMRRDIAALMDCDTVATLPGWEHSKGARLEVMIAERLGMTVVNAHELVTRENAAVPTFSKLM; from the coding sequence ATGAAGCGCATCTACCTCAGTGGTCCCATGACCGGACTGCCCGGCCTCAACTTAGCCGCTTTCCACGCCATGACCACCAACCTGCGCGCCGGCGGCAACACCGTTACCAACCCCGCCGAGATCAACACCGACGGCGGCACTTGGAACGACTGCATGCGGCGCGACATTGCGGCGCTGATGGACTGTGACACCGTGGCCACTCTCCCAGGGTGGGAGCATTCAAAGGGTGCACGCCTGGAAGTCATGATCGCCGAACGCCTCGGCATGACGGTTGTGAATGCCCATGAACTGGTAACGAGGGAGAATGCCGCAGTACCAACATTTTCCAAGCTGATGTAA
- a CDS encoding DUF1090 family protein, which translates to MRLSKLAPSAALLSLMSLSAHAADLTALTGALSAALGGANNNTNNANSASCQQQIRDLQANINAANAKGDTLRATAFQAALTQTNKSCGSPSYNAQAQVDTNPQRQQNVNKAADAINAIGGLFK; encoded by the coding sequence ATGCGTCTTTCCAAGCTCGCTCCATCCGCCGCGCTCCTTAGCCTGATGTCCTTGTCGGCCCATGCCGCTGACTTGACTGCCCTGACGGGTGCTCTTTCAGCTGCGCTGGGTGGAGCAAACAACAACACCAATAACGCCAACTCCGCCTCCTGTCAGCAGCAGATCCGTGACCTGCAGGCAAACATCAATGCGGCCAATGCCAAAGGCGATACGCTACGCGCTACTGCCTTTCAAGCGGCCCTGACGCAGACCAACAAAAGCTGTGGCTCGCCCAGCTACAACGCCCAGGCACAGGTAGACACTAACCCCCAGCGCCAGCAAAACGTGAATAAGGCAGCAGACGCCATCAATGCAATTGGCGGCCTTTTCAAATAG
- a CDS encoding DNA-methyltransferase, with protein MKQHRVLIGDCIESMRTLPDKSVHMCVTSPPYYGLRDYGVDGQIGLEETPAEFIGRLVEVFREVRRVLQDDGTAWVNMGDSYATDSKWGGSTGGKHVKALHGDGSIGRTRTRTGLPDKNLMGMPWRLAFVLQNDGWYLRQDIIWSKPNPMPESTKDRCTKSHEYLFLLSKSPRYYYDQNAIKEPAALSSIVRMAQDLEQQRGSDRVPGKSNGPMKVVRSKRDSFKRDDSKREQPIPGQSLGTHRPDREESSWPLGNLGRPLSFPLVSRSHRVDRKRIAEAFDLKTLRGQRDVDPINLRQVAIGLVDSSG; from the coding sequence ATGAAACAGCATCGTGTCTTGATCGGCGACTGCATTGAGTCGATGCGGACGCTGCCAGACAAATCGGTTCATATGTGCGTGACCAGCCCGCCCTATTATGGGTTGCGGGATTACGGTGTCGACGGCCAGATTGGCCTGGAGGAAACACCAGCGGAGTTCATCGGGCGACTGGTCGAGGTGTTCCGCGAGGTGCGACGAGTACTACAGGATGACGGTACAGCCTGGGTCAACATGGGCGACAGCTATGCAACCGACAGTAAGTGGGGAGGATCGACAGGTGGCAAGCACGTCAAAGCCCTTCATGGCGATGGCAGCATCGGCAGGACTCGGACACGCACTGGCCTCCCGGATAAAAACCTGATGGGCATGCCGTGGCGCCTGGCCTTTGTCCTTCAAAATGATGGTTGGTATCTGCGCCAGGACATTATCTGGAGCAAGCCGAATCCCATGCCTGAATCCACCAAGGACCGGTGCACAAAGTCGCACGAGTACCTGTTTCTTCTGAGCAAGTCACCACGTTATTACTACGACCAGAATGCGATCAAGGAACCTGCAGCGCTCAGCTCTATAGTGCGAATGGCGCAGGATCTCGAGCAACAGCGCGGGAGTGATCGCGTGCCCGGAAAGTCGAACGGCCCAATGAAAGTGGTGCGCAGCAAGCGGGATAGTTTCAAGCGCGATGATTCAAAGCGAGAGCAACCTATCCCTGGGCAGTCACTGGGAACACACCGGCCAGATCGAGAGGAAAGTTCCTGGCCCTTGGGAAACCTGGGCAGGCCCTTATCTTTTCCGCTTGTCAGTCGGTCCCACCGAGTTGACAGAAAGCGCATTGCTGAGGCTTTTGACCTCAAAACTCTCCGCGGACAACGCGATGTCGACCCGATCAACCTCCGCCAAGTCGCCATCGGTCTTGTAGATAGCTCAGGCTGA
- the pstB gene encoding phosphate ABC transporter ATP-binding protein PstB, which translates to MDCKLDKIFYGNFMAVRDSHVPIEKNKITGFIGPSGCGKSTVLRSLNRMNDLVKGFRFEGHVHFLGQDVYGKGVDPVVVRRYIGMVFQQPNPFSMSIFDNVAFGLRLNRYKGDLGDRVKHALQGAALWDEVKDKLKVSGLSLSGGQQQRLCIARAIATEPEVLLLDEPCSALDPIATRRVEELMVELKKDYTIALVTHNMQQAIRVADTTAFFSVDISQGTRTGYLVEMGPTAQIFENPREQMTGDYISGKFS; encoded by the coding sequence ATGGACTGCAAGCTGGACAAGATTTTCTACGGCAACTTCATGGCGGTGCGTGATAGCCATGTGCCAATCGAGAAAAACAAGATCACCGGCTTCATCGGCCCGTCCGGTTGCGGCAAGTCTACCGTGCTGCGTAGCCTCAACCGTATGAACGACCTGGTGAAGGGTTTTCGTTTCGAAGGCCATGTGCACTTCCTTGGCCAGGACGTGTATGGCAAGGGCGTTGATCCCGTTGTCGTGCGCCGTTACATCGGCATGGTGTTCCAGCAGCCAAACCCGTTCTCGATGAGCATTTTCGACAACGTGGCCTTTGGCCTGCGCCTCAACCGCTACAAGGGTGACCTGGGCGACCGCGTCAAGCACGCCCTGCAAGGTGCCGCGCTGTGGGATGAGGTCAAGGACAAGCTCAAGGTCAGTGGCCTGTCGTTGTCCGGCGGCCAGCAGCAACGCCTGTGCATCGCCCGCGCTATCGCGACCGAGCCGGAAGTGTTGTTGCTGGACGAACCCTGCTCGGCGCTCGACCCCATCGCCACCCGCCGTGTCGAAGAGCTGATGGTCGAGCTGAAAAAGGACTACACCATCGCGCTGGTCACCCATAACATGCAGCAGGCGATCCGTGTGGCTGATACCACCGCGTTTTTCTCGGTGGACATCTCCCAGGGCACCCGTACCGGTTATCTGGTCGAGATGGGCCCGACCGCGCAGATTTTCGAAAACCCGCGTGAGCAGATGACCGGGGACTACATCAGCGGCAAATTCAGCTGA